caaccaataataaaataataataataataataataataataataacaataactATGAgagatatataaaataataaatagtaattTTTACAAAAGTACTTTTTGGATTTGTAGTTCTGTAAAACCCCTATCGTAACTCTGGTTTCGATTCAAATTATGCTTACGCGATCGTCTTGTCAAGAACTTCGAGAGTATGATAAAATAATAACTCATACGCATCACGAAGGgcggtcaacgaaagtcaacaatctAGCCTCTAtagcattttcgtcaattcattcatttaaaaattaataaaatcgtaaagtTAGTGACGGGTTGTCACACTCCTCCTCCTCAAAACACCACCGAATCAAGTCTACCTTCCAAACCTCGACCTCTGAATCAATCATCTCCTTCACCACCACCGACATCTCATTATGTTTCGACCGAACTCTATAAGTGTGAGGCCGTGGAAGCCATGGGTCATGACTAACTCGAATACACCTACCATCACCAACCCGCCATCTCATACCTCTTTCCAATATCCTCCACCCCTAAATGATGCCCTTCCACCCCCATGATGACCTTCTACCCTGCTTAGCCTCCATACATGACCGATCCCATACCTCTTTCCAATATCATCCACCCCAGAATGATGCCCTTCCACCCCCACGATGACCTTCTACCCTGCTTAGCCTCCATACATGACCGATCCGGGAAATATTTTGCTTTAAGAATTTGTCCTAACAACGTACCAGGATTATGCAATACTCGCCACCCAATCTTTGCTAAATAAGCTAGGTTAAAAGACAATAAGTTCCTAAACCCAAGCCCTcccatcttcttccttcttttcattttctcctAAGAGATCCACTGCATGCCATTTTTGTCCTTACTTCCCCGCCACCAAAACTTTGCAATAGCAGACTCCAATTCCTTACATAGGCTCACCTGAAGTTTAAAACATGACATCGCATAGTTTGGTAACGCCATAGCGACCGCTTTAATTAGAACCTCTTTTCCAACGAGGGAAAGAAATTGCTACGCCCAACCATTAATTCTCCCTTCCAATGCCTCACAAACCCCTTGAAACACCACCTCCTTAGATGAGCCAAAATTAGCACTTAGCCCCAAATACTTACCAAAGTCCTCTCTGCCATTAATATTAGTACAAGTAGCAAGTTTCCTTCACCGTTTCCATGAACAGTGAGcccaaaaaaaattgtgatattaaaaaaaatctgagCACACTAATAGATTTCCCTTAAGTCTCTACACCACTAAAtcctttttaatgaatttaaaataattaaataactaaATTATAGATGTTCGAATGCCTGCATTggggtaaattaattttgattcaaattcaattacATTGTGTTTGGATGACGAAATTTAAGATTACCAAAGAATACAAAAACATGGAatttaaaatgatgaaattatttttcaaaattttcttattTGGCTAACATAAAAGTACAATGAAATTTTGTCACATCTCGATCCGaacccccaccacatctcaggCTCGACTCCGCCCGACCACAccttcacgattttgtttttgggaactcacacaaaaacttcccagtggatcacccatcataggattgctctcgcacgaactcgcttaacttcggagttccaatggaacccgaagccagtgagctcccaaaaggccaggtgctaggtagagatgagaatatacatataaggcttacaagatacactctcctggacgatgtgagatgttacaattcaccccttttaggggctcgacgtcctcgtcggaaCACATCCGGtcagggattggctttgataccaaattgtcacatcccaggttcgactccgccgtagcacgatattgtcccctttggaccccgaccacaccctcacggttttgtttctgggaactcacacgagaacttcccaatgggtcacccatcatgggattactctcgcacgaactcacttaacttcggagttctgatagaacccgaagccaataagcttccaaaaggtctcgtgctagatagagatgaaaatatacatataaggcttacataatccactcccctagacgatgtgggatgttacaaatttaaatgcaaagtttaatatataaataagaCATAGTAGTTAGGAAATGTGCTAGTGGTGATGGTGGCTACGACAGTGAAGATTGTGGGCAGCGGCGTGATGATGGTGGTTGGTGGAGGCATTGGCAGTGATGATGGTTTGTGGTAGCATGCAGTAGTGATGATGATGTGTGGTGGAAATTATGGTGAGTAGTGGTGGCAGTGTGGCAGCACCAATGATGATGGTGAGTGGTTGTGGTGGCGGCAATGAGGATGATGGCGAGTGGCGGCGGCGGCGACGGTGATAatggtggtgggtggtggtggcggtgatCATGAttgagtttttattattttttatttggttttaacTCTCAGTCATGGAAATTTAGAAATGATaattatttacatgaaatttaaacttgaaaatttgaaggtctcaattctttgtttttttctacACAGAAATTCTAAAATTCTATGTTTATAAATCCTAAAAGAAAATTAGCGCatgtcaatttaaaaaaaaattgaattttgtacaaattttaagtttattttcctcATCTAGACAGAGAGCTAGACTGTGACAATACTAGCGGTTCGAGTATTTCAACTTCAATTTTAAGAGACTTTGCAGAAACAGGCTCATTTTAGAAAAATCAGAAGTTGGGAATTTGAGtatttcacaaaaaaatttcatccccTTCGGCCTCTGTTGTTCGACCATTTGTTAAATTCCCCAATGGCCATGTGTTCGTTCTGAGCATAGGTTAGGATTTGTAGTGGGTTTAGATAAAAACGTTACGAGTAATGCTAGGTACCAACTTTTTAAACCatatttgtaaattatatgatgtcactaataaaaaataagcatgttaatcaacacttgaGTGATGTAGATAAAAAAGTAATAGGAAATGTTATagagactctctcaaaagtgagactctCCATGGACTCTCAGTCACCTCATCTTTTGGGCACAATTCTCACGTCAGCAATATAAAATCTTGTGCCAAAACATGAGGTGGCAGAGAGTTCATAACTAGTCTCAATttgagagtctccttaacatttctcttaaTAATCCATCATCAACAATCATGTTATATGATTTATAAAATACAGTTTAAATAtatagtctccttagcattaccaaaatgttatttttaagtttcaattatgtatttttttggtCTTTTTCACATAATTGTGCACTGTTCATAgaactattttctttttaaattaaatttttgagGTGTCATTAACAATTTACTTAAAATAAACATAATTATAAATTGCTAATATGAATATTTAAAGAAAGAGCTGTTAGACCCACTCCGTtgtcttattttcccacccacgTTATATTTACACCCtctataaaaagttaaaaaattaaaaaattaaaaagttattttcccacccattattattcctaaaataacctttaatatatatatatatatatatatatatatatatatttgtgtgtgtgtgtgtgtgtgtaattagAAGAAAAAGGATGAACAACCGCACTGGTGTTCCAAACGGATGAACAGCCGCTAGgatccaaaagaagaaaagggcaAACAAAAAAACTCCCAACACAATACCTCCAACAAATGCTAGGAATTCTCATAGGAAAATGTGAAACAAATTGCACCCTAATCTAATGAAAACGAATTCCAAGAATTCTTTTAGGAAAACGTGAACTAAATTGCATCCTAACCTAatgcaaattcaaataaaaagtcACAAAGCTATACTTCAATTATACGATGTCAAAAAATCAAGATGACCCacataaaattatcttttacctctttgacaaaaacataatcaTCTACTTTTTTTCATAGAAATATCATcttctaagttcattctttatgTTTTCTCTGAATGATTTTGCTTTCTCTGAATGAAAGAAGATGGGAATGATGAGTTAGGGTTTAAGGGAGACAAATTGTCTAAATATAGCGTGAGAGTTATCACgcccaaatttttattttttattttttataaaaaaaaaagtaatgcaaAATGGGTAATTAAGGTCCTTATTAGTCATTTTACAAATTgataaatttgtaattaaaaaattcataaaaatgtgGGTGGAAAGATAAGACATTGTGTGGGAATAACTGCTCTCTTTAAAGAAGAGTTGTTTGATTGACATTCCACAAATTATTAAAAACACTCCACAATTAAAATTGATGAGAATTCCAGTGTTACCCTTTTCTGATCAACCGAAGACATATTATATTCTCCCTATAATCAGTGTTACCCTTTTATTCTTCTCCATATATtgttgttttcagtatataaatTGAAATTGTTTGCTACACATCACATGAATACATGTTGTatgaataaacaaaaataaaagagtaCATATACAATATTATAGGGAATGGTATATATGAACTCGCATAGAAAAGATGACTTGGAATCACTGATTATTCCTGATTATCCAAGCAATTGATTTCTTCTTTCCCATTGTCCATCTTTTTTGCTATAATTACGTTTCTTCACTTAAAGCCATTTGATGCACTCTTAGAAACTGTTCACAAGTGCCCCAAAGCTCTTCTCATGCACTTTCCCACCATCTCCGAACAACttggaaaatttgttttgacaTGAGCTCTATAGGAAAAAGCTGAGGATCTTAACAATCGGTCATCTACAACAGTGTGGTAATTGGGTCAATGGCCGAAAGTGCTTATTGGTATCTCTACACACTTCTCACCTCAAACAACGAACCCTAATTAAAGCTCCTCTAGGCTCCAGTCGCCGCCCCTTGCCACGGCTTAAGGTCTGCACCATCCCTCCTTCCTTCTACCTCTACTCCCTTCCTTCATCGCTTGACCCGCACCTTCCCTTCCTTACCTCTTTACCCACTATTTTGTGAGCAACCCTCCATATTTTGTGAGTAACATGGTCGGGTGAGCATGccattttttatcattttggaGATAAGCTGACAGTGGTTTTCTTCTCGGCTTAATTGTGTTTTGTGTATGTTTAGGCTACCTAGCGGTATGTGTGGCCTCACTTTTTAGCAATGGCTCCGTGTGTTCCTAGGTTTTGAATCTGCCAGCTTTGATTTACTGTGGCAAATCTACATCGTTGGTTCTTGcatgttttttatttactatgttttctTGTTGTGGGCTGTTTCTCTTCATATCAATGATTTGGTTagtgaaaaaaatattttcagttGACATTCTTCTTGTAATCGTGTTTCTCTTATTAATGAATTAAGCTATTGCTTTggttcaaaaagaaaaagaatatgaTTAATGAACTTCTAATAAGGATAATGTCAAAGCCATTAGCTGAACTTTAACAAATGAGCCAAGTTCCAACCGAACTCAAGTTGGTCAATTTTCTGCAAGCCTAATATTTTGAACAAGTTTAGCTTGtttcacttacaaatccaaGCTTGAACAAGCCAAAAACGAGTCGAACAAGTAAACTATTTTTAACAACTTTATCCCTATAAAGGTTATTTCTAACGGAAAGAGCTAAATAGAGCTTCGTCCAGAATTATAATCCtgcaaaaatttatttttaaacaaacaGTATCAGACCATACTCGTAGATTATTTCCAAACGAAGGGGCTAAACATAGCCCTCTCAATAATATATTAGTTATTGTAACTAGAGAACTGAACTAAAAAAAGGGCTAGAATGGGAGCTATATTTGACCAGCCAGCCTAATGTCTATTTGGCTAAATAATAACCTAATGAACTCTGAAGAATTATAGCTCAACAATTGATTGGAGATGAATTTTAAAGCAAATGAAGCCATTTTTTGGCTTTTAGAACTTTAGCCGTCttcattggagatggcctaagaattATGTATatcaattttgaaatttaatttcatGGTTACTTTTAATTTTACCAAACACCGTGCTGGGCAAACATAGGATTGAATTTCTGTAACCCACAACCAACTTATTCTACATCTCAGCCCCATCCCTTCCCGCCCTAGCCGAATTCACTTGGAAAATCTACTTCTGCCATTACATTTATCCCGACACGATATACATAAACAATGTTCAGAAATTCATTTGACGAGGCCAAACCACAATCTTTGAGCACCCTTTCTCAATAATTCATGAAGCTGCGCTAACGAGTCACTGTGTCaatacaaataataaaaataacgaGTCATGAAGGTTGCTTCACTTGAGCAAAAGGATTAGCCAACATAAACATCCGCTGAGAAACTTTCAACACTTCATTAAAACAGACTAGAATCGAAATCAAACGCAATCCTCTGCtggaaaaaataaatcaaaccaGATCATTCATGTGTTTCAGAATTCTCCTGAATGAGACGGAATCCGATATGTTACGAATTTCACCATAGGCCTTTTTACTTTTTGCCTGCTTTTTTTCCCGGTTTCACTGGTCTTACTGGTGCAGTAGTTTTAGCCTGAACTCTTCGTTTCCGTGTCATTGCAAACTCTCCAAATTTATGACCAACCTTCTCTTCAGTGATCTTGCAGCGAATATGATTTTTTCCATTATAGATACGGACTGTAGTACCCACGAATTCTGGCAAAATAGTAGATCTGCGTGACCAAATTTTCTTATTGTTAAGGAGATCCTtgttgttcttcattttcatcaGGAATGCATCCACAAAAGCGCCATCGTAAAAATGAGATCTGCTCAGAAGGCAAATccaacaaaattacaaatacTCAAACACGACCATGTTGACCGCATAGTAGCCAAAAAAGGACACAAAAATTGAAACATAAACCATGGTGAAATATATTcatggtgaaaaaaaaaagcaacatTGTAAAAGAAACATACTCTTGCTTGGCTTGGGTACTGTAACCTGCTTTGTCCAGTCCACACATTCCCGCAACCACCGGCTTTCCTGAGTCCAGCTATACCAAATGGTCCAAACCAAACAACACCAACAAGCCATCACATACCACTGTTAGGGCTGCGCAATGGCATCAAATCCATAAACATATACACAAGAAACAAGGTAGTGTTACCTTGGTAGAGGACTCGGAGAAGAGTTTGCCAACTAGGCCACGATTGAGGGTTGCAATTAGACGCCTTGCCATCTTCAACTGTGTTCCGTGACTGCAGAGGTTAGAACAGTTGAGGTTTGTCTCCGATATGAGCTACAAAAGAATACCTGGGAACTTAAGGAAGAGCACATCAACTTTCTTTTCATTAGACACAGAACAGAAGAATAAGAGCAGTACACTACGAATCAATGTGCACGGGACCAGATTAAAAAGAGCACACGGATTCCTCCACAAATAACGGCTCGCACCCTTCAATTCATCAACTTTCACTATTTTTGAACAAATCAATAAAATGTGACATTAAAGCTActttaatttgcttatgatgCACTTATCGACATCTAGTCAAAGCCGGAACAATTACTTAAAACACACCGAAactcggaaaatttaaaaaaaacagaGGCACAATGCTTGAACAGAAAGGGATAATGGTTAATACAGAATTATCAAATAATTGAATCCTACAAGGCAACTCGAAAAATCTCATAGTGCACTTGCGAAAAATCTATAGGCGGCGATGGTTGTTCAATTGGGTATACGTGGGGTTTGTGTTGGTGGTTCGATTGGGTTCGAACTGGGTGTTGATGATTTAGTGGCGGAGGTAGTTGCAGGTGAATCACAAATGAAAATTGCGACCCGAAATACAGAATTATTAGCAACTATcagagttttatttatttatttatttcctcTGGTACCCAAATGAAAATTCCGAAAGTAAGAAAATAACAATGGCGGAAATCCACATGCATTCGAAATCAATAGAAAACGTCAGAAATCGAAAAACCCACATGCGATATGTACCAAAAAACAGAGAAAATGATAAAGGGAGATGGAGGTTTACCTACCCGTCTCTCTGCGTTTTTGGAGATGCGAGCAAGATGTGGGAGAAAGCGAGCTAGCGAGCGAGAAGAGAAGTGGGCCTTGTTTTGTGTTGggggttttgggggggggggggggggggggtggttgTGCGAGCTAGCGAGCGAGAAGAGAAGTGGGCCTTGTTTTGTGTTGggggttttggggggggggtggtTGTGTGTTTGGGGTTTTAATTTGTTAAATTGTCAAATCGTCGAGCATTAGAATTTGGaggaggattgtctgccctccaagtttcggtgcccttccatgccctcctgttttgtgtggtcacggttaagccacgttaatattttatattatttttttatagagataataagataaaaatgaataataatataaaatattaacgtggtttaaccatgaccacacaatCAGAAGGGCATGGGAGGGCATGGGAacttggagggcagacaatcctcctCCAGATATAGAAGTTACTGCAACTTGCACGTTTGTGACACAATCATCCTACGGTCATACATAATTCATataaatatttgtatttaatacaataatTATCTATCATTAATACTACAGTTTAGcg
This region of Malus domestica chromosome 07, GDT2T_hap1 genomic DNA includes:
- the LOC108173648 gene encoding small ribosomal subunit protein uS19m-like, with protein sequence MARRLIATLNRGLVGKLFSESSTKLDSGKPVVAGMCGLDKAGYSTQAKQESHFYDGAFVDAFLMKMKNNKDLLNNKKIWSRRSTILPEFVGTTVRIYNGKNHIRCKITEEKVGHKFGEFAMTRKRRVQAKTTAPVRPVKPGKKAGKK